A genomic region of Herbaspirillum sp. DW155 contains the following coding sequences:
- a CDS encoding SRPBCC domain-containing protein, which produces MNAIIWPEGYVPGFTENFASNEVIVAGLSAADVWPLLAVPSQWPTYYANSANVRFYDGKGPQLADGDRFYFETFGFPVEAQCNEYVAPAAGQAGRIAWHGWAGEVGSDDRLDVHHAWLVEDLDGGRVRILTQETQKGKPAEVLHNTKPNPMINGHQDWLDGLVAAARQARRS; this is translated from the coding sequence ATGAACGCCATCATCTGGCCCGAAGGCTACGTGCCGGGCTTTACCGAGAATTTTGCTTCCAACGAGGTCATCGTCGCCGGCCTGAGTGCGGCCGACGTTTGGCCGCTGCTCGCCGTGCCATCCCAATGGCCTACCTATTACGCCAACTCGGCGAATGTACGTTTCTACGACGGCAAGGGGCCGCAACTGGCGGACGGGGACCGCTTCTATTTCGAAACCTTTGGTTTCCCGGTCGAGGCGCAATGCAATGAATACGTGGCCCCTGCTGCCGGCCAGGCCGGTCGTATCGCCTGGCACGGCTGGGCCGGGGAGGTAGGCAGCGACGATCGCCTGGACGTGCATCACGCATGGCTGGTGGAAGACCTGGACGGGGGGCGGGTGCGGATCCTTACGCAGGAAACTCAGAAAGGCAAGCCGGCCGAGGTGCTACACAATACCAAGCCCAATCCGATGATCAACGGACACCAGGACTGGCTGGATGGCCTGGTGGCAGCAGCACGTCAGGCACGTCGCTCGTAA
- a CDS encoding NAD(P)-dependent oxidoreductase, whose translation MTTITVLGLGAMGSRMAANLIKAGHTVTVWNRSPAAADALVAAGARWAGTPKEAAMGADFVMAMVRDDQASRQVWLDAATGALAGMSPGAIAIESSTLTPDWIRDLGRQAADRSIALLEAPVSGSTPQAEAGQLVYLVGGEAATLARAEPVLTAMGSVIQHVGSLGAGALTKLTTNTLLGIQVSVLGELIGLLRHAGADVARVLEAVAATPVWSPVAGRVAGSMLAGGFAPQFPVELIEKDFTYTVDTATSELMVPTIAAARGVFRTAMECGLGKENMTAVVKLFTEPTRSA comes from the coding sequence ATGACAACAATCACCGTATTGGGCTTGGGTGCGATGGGCTCGCGCATGGCCGCCAATCTCATCAAGGCAGGTCATACCGTGACCGTCTGGAATCGCAGCCCGGCTGCCGCCGATGCCTTGGTAGCCGCCGGCGCCAGATGGGCCGGCACGCCCAAGGAAGCCGCCATGGGCGCGGACTTCGTCATGGCCATGGTGCGTGACGATCAGGCTTCGCGGCAGGTGTGGCTGGATGCAGCCACCGGTGCGCTGGCCGGCATGAGTCCTGGCGCCATTGCGATCGAGAGCTCGACGCTCACTCCGGACTGGATACGTGATCTGGGACGCCAAGCTGCCGACCGGTCGATCGCCCTGCTCGAGGCACCGGTATCGGGAAGTACGCCCCAGGCCGAGGCGGGCCAACTGGTCTATCTGGTCGGTGGCGAGGCTGCTACGCTGGCCCGCGCCGAACCCGTCCTGACGGCGATGGGAAGCGTCATCCAGCACGTGGGTTCGCTCGGGGCGGGGGCACTGACCAAGCTGACCACCAATACCTTGCTTGGTATCCAGGTCAGCGTCCTTGGCGAACTGATAGGCCTGCTCCGTCATGCCGGCGCGGACGTGGCAAGGGTACTCGAAGCGGTTGCGGCGACGCCCGTATGGAGTCCGGTAGCAGGGCGTGTGGCCGGCTCGATGCTCGCGGGAGGCTTTGCCCCGCAGTTTCCGGTCGAGCTGATCGAGAAGGACTTTACCTATACCGTGGACACTGCAACGTCGGAACTGATGGTGCCAACCATCGCTGCCGCACGCGGGGTCTTCCGTACGGCAATGGAGTGTGGCCTGGGCAAGGAAAACATGACTGCCGTGGTCAAGCTGTTCACGGAGCCCACGCGTAGCGCTTGA
- a CDS encoding Fe2+-dependent dioxygenase, producing MLLHIPNVLSREQVRAMRAAIDAADWIDGRATVGSQGAQVKRNRQLPEDCPVAREQGQIILRALQQNPMFFRAALPARYMPPLFNRYASSTGETYGLHVDGSLRGVPHSPVWLRTDVSSTLFLSDPEDYDGGGLVIVDSYGEHEVKLPAGDLILYPATSLHSVETVTRGERVCSFFWTQSLIRDDARRTLLYEMDRSIDSLRSRVGECKETLTLTGNYHNLLRMWSEP from the coding sequence ATGTTATTGCATATTCCCAACGTACTGAGCCGGGAGCAGGTCCGGGCGATGCGTGCCGCCATTGATGCAGCCGACTGGATCGATGGTCGCGCCACGGTCGGCAGCCAGGGCGCTCAGGTCAAGCGCAACCGTCAACTGCCCGAAGATTGCCCGGTGGCACGCGAACAGGGACAGATCATCCTGCGCGCCTTGCAGCAGAATCCGATGTTCTTCCGGGCAGCGCTGCCGGCGCGCTACATGCCTCCGCTATTCAACCGCTATGCCAGCAGCACCGGGGAAACCTACGGCCTGCATGTAGATGGTTCGTTGCGCGGGGTTCCCCATTCACCGGTGTGGCTGCGCACCGACGTCTCCAGCACGTTGTTCCTGAGCGATCCCGAGGATTACGACGGCGGCGGTCTCGTCATCGTCGACAGCTATGGTGAACATGAGGTCAAGCTGCCTGCCGGCGACCTGATTCTCTATCCGGCCACCAGCCTGCACAGCGTGGAAACGGTCACGCGCGGAGAGCGCGTGTGCTCCTTCTTCTGGACGCAGAGCCTGATCCGCGATGATGCGCGGCGGACCCTGCTGTACGAAATGGATCGCTCCATCGACAGCCTGCGCAGCCGCGTGGGGGAATGCAAGGAAACGCTCACGCTGACCGGCAATTATCACAACCTGCTGCGCATGTGGAGCGAACCGTGA